In one window of Synechococcus sp. M16CYN DNA:
- a CDS encoding alpha/beta fold hydrolase, whose product METSPWSYLGHPVHAVCQQPNQPIPADRPALLLVHGFGASTDHWRYNIPVLSHSHVVHAIDLLGFGRSAKPSDLKYGGDLWRDQLVAYVYERIGRLTVIAGNSLGGFAALAAGAVLGEACAGVVLLNAAGPFSNEQKPPRRWGAIARQSIGSALIKSPVLQRILFENLRRPSTIRRTLNQVYVDKTNVDDWLVESIRRPSLDPGAFGVFRTVFDIPQGQPLDELFAQLTAPLLLVWGIRDPWINAPGRRSTFQRYAPKSTTEVVLEAGHCPHDEVPDQVNAALQNWLAKLG is encoded by the coding sequence GTGGAGACCAGCCCCTGGAGTTACCTTGGCCATCCTGTACACGCAGTTTGTCAGCAACCTAACCAGCCAATTCCAGCTGATCGCCCTGCCCTTTTGCTAGTGCATGGTTTTGGTGCATCAACAGATCATTGGCGCTACAACATCCCCGTGTTATCCCACAGTCATGTGGTCCACGCAATCGATTTGCTTGGATTTGGCCGTAGTGCCAAGCCATCCGACCTCAAATACGGCGGCGATCTATGGCGCGATCAGCTGGTGGCCTACGTCTATGAACGAATTGGTCGGTTAACGGTGATTGCCGGTAACTCTCTGGGGGGGTTCGCAGCATTAGCGGCCGGCGCAGTCCTTGGAGAAGCCTGCGCCGGCGTGGTTTTGCTCAATGCCGCTGGTCCTTTTAGTAATGAGCAAAAACCACCGAGGAGATGGGGTGCCATTGCCCGACAAAGCATCGGGAGTGCCTTGATAAAAAGTCCCGTTCTACAGCGAATCTTATTTGAGAACCTCCGTCGTCCCAGCACCATCCGTCGTACCCTAAATCAAGTCTACGTTGATAAAACCAACGTGGATGATTGGTTGGTGGAGTCAATCCGCCGTCCATCTCTTGATCCTGGCGCCTTTGGTGTTTTTCGTACCGTCTTCGATATTCCCCAGGGTCAGCCCCTAGACGAGTTATTTGCACAGTTGACTGCGCCTTTACTTCTTGTCTGGGGTATTCGTGACCCTTGGATCAATGCTCCTGGTCGCCGTTCCACATTTCAACGGTACGCACCGAAGAGCACAACGGAGGTGGTCTTAGAAGCCGGACACTGCCCCCATGACGAAGTCCCTGATCAAGTAAACGCTGCTTTGCAGAACTGGTTGGCTAAACTCGGCTGA